In the Diachasmimorpha longicaudata isolate KC_UGA_2023 chromosome 1, iyDiaLong2, whole genome shotgun sequence genome, one interval contains:
- the LOC135167804 gene encoding RING finger and CHY zinc finger domain-containing protein 1-like, which translates to MEKREEQVVNDVDIDEQGELKKNDDDEGDGTDEHYGCTHYKRKSKFVTPCCNKVYTCRFCHDEQETHTVNRKEVTELICVLCDTRQPVQATCQNCHCRFGKYTCLECNLFDDEDKNQYHCDGCGICRVGGKDRFFHCAKCNMCLPVQLQNGHKCVENVSHANCPVCLEDIHTSRIPCHIPDCGHLLHRICFEDLLHSGHYACPTCQVSLLDMTDLWRFLDDEVTHTPMPPEYKDYKADILCKDCHEESTVKFHVVGLKCLNCGSYNTCRIKGSPCPDPDAPDGAAGGSGVGDQEQSQEHGSQ; encoded by the exons ATGGAGAAGAGAGAGGAGCAGGTAGTCAATGACGTCGATATTGACGAGCAGGGTGAACTGAAGAAGAATGATGATGACGAGGGTGATGGCACTGACGAGCATTATGGATGTACGCATTACAagagaaaatcaaaatttgtg ACACCTTGCTGTAACAAAGTATACACGTGCAGATTCTGTCATGATGAACAAGAGACACACACTGTGAATCGTAAAGAGGTTACTGAGTTAATTTGTGTACTCTGTGACACACGTCAGCCTGTCCAAGCCACTTGTCAAAATTGCCATTGTCGATTTGGCAAATACACTTGCCTAGAGTGTAATTTATTCGACGATGAGGATAAGAATCAGTATCACTGTGATGGATGTGGAATTTGTAGGGTCGGGGGTAAGGACAGATTTTTCCACTGCGCTAAGTGCAATATGTGCCTGCCGGTTCAGCTACAAAATGGTCACAAG TGCGTGGAAAATGTGTCCCATGCCAATTGCCCTGTGTGTCTAGAGGACATTCACACGAGTCGTATACCTTGTCACATTCCCGACTGTGGGCATTTGCTCCATCGTATCTGTTTCGAGGATCTACTACATTCCGGGCATTATGCCTGCCCTACCTGTCAAGTATCATTACTCGATATGACTGATTTATGGAGATTTCTGGATGATGAAGTAACACACACACCAATGCCACCGGAGTACAAAGATTATAAAGCTGATATTTTGTGCAAAGATTGCCATGAG gaaTCTACAGTTAAATTTCATGTGGTTGGTCTCAAGTGTCTCAACTGCGGTAGTTACAATACCTGTAGAATCAAAGGCTCTCCGTGCCCTG ATCCAGATGCACCAGACGGAGCAGCTGGTGGCAGTGGAGTTGGTGACCAAGAGCAATCCCAAGAGCATGGATCTCAGTAA
- the LOC135167822 gene encoding RING finger and CHY zinc finger domain-containing protein 1-like codes for MATAIGYDGYGCEHYKRKSRFVTPCCKKVYTCRFCHDEMEQHPLNRKSIKELVCIVCEKRQPVGRCCRYCFTQFGMYACLKCNFFEDEDRGQFHCTECGICRVGYRHRFFHCPTCNLCLPRQIEGIHKCIQNVSHDNCPVCLEDLHSSRLAAHIPSCGHLLHTPCYDKLIAAGMKACPTCQGELDDVTKKVTDLFGRFKC; via the exons ATGGCGACTGCAATTGGTTACGACGGTTATGGCTGTGAACACTACAAGAGGAAATCGCGTTTTGTG ACACCCTGCTGTAAGAAAGTCTATACATGCAGGTTTTGTCATGATGAAATGGAACAACACCCATTGAATCGCAAATCGATAAAAGAACTTGTTTGCATAGTTTGCGAAAAACGCCAACCTGTCGGGAGATGTTGTCGATATTGCTTTACTCAATTTGGTATGTACGCTTGTCTAAAGTGTAATTTCTTCGAGGATGAGGATCGCGGACAGTTTCACTGCACTGAATGTGGAATCTGCAGGGTCGGATATCGGCACCGATTTTTCCATTGCCCCACCTGTAATCTATGTCTGCCTCGTCAGATCGAAGGGATTCACAAG TGCATCCAAAATGTCTCGCATGACAACTGTCCGGTGTGTCTTGAAGACCTACACTCAAGCAGATTAGCGGCGCATATTCCCAGCTGTGGGCATTTGCTTCATACCCCTTGTTATGATAAACTCATTGCAGCTGGGATGAAAGCCTGCCCTACGTGCCAAGGAGAGTTGGATGATGTGACTAAGAAAGTCACAGACTTGTTCGGACGATTCAAATGCTGA